In a single window of the Bacteroidota bacterium genome:
- a CDS encoding ATP-binding protein, translating into MKKIGKIIATEKVPTTVDEFFFWTDKHLIIKPFDVVKVEHIKNSVTFGVVEEISHLTDAASFLAGYISSDFGEVESKSYTQRIGMNYVKAKVVANSENIYTPVLDGYTVSLANEEDVKMALGLKGIKNPLPCGVIEMYEDEDKITVPVHFNSHFLIGPEGAHLNISGISGLASKTSYAMFLLKAIQEQYIKNDPNESVAFVLLNVKGRDLLAIDESNDELTKEDKKIYKDLEIETTPFKNVKYFYPFSKDTKSTTYADVKDVESQKKLKKAFQYKYLFEEDKESLDLLFSNIDDPTQSMESIVNYITSGEGHFNGITNWEDLKEEIKKHQEKGDTGKDKTISVLSWRKFYRLFRKALERNLFFSNSLKNDGTEVRLHESIKQIKKNDIHVIDIAKLDEEAQGFVFGDVMRAIYDLKLGQITDREEAEIPSKIVIFIDELNKYGSKDVPKNSPILRQLLDITERGRSLGIILFAAEQFKSDIHDRVKGNCATHAYGRTNAIEISKPDYKFVPPVYKSMLTRLKQGEYILQNPIFRSLLNIKFPRPLYKQYKNG; encoded by the coding sequence ATGAAAAAAATAGGAAAAATTATTGCCACTGAAAAAGTTCCTACAACAGTAGATGAATTTTTCTTTTGGACAGACAAACACCTAATTATAAAACCATTTGATGTTGTAAAAGTAGAACATATAAAAAACTCTGTAACCTTTGGTGTTGTGGAAGAAATATCCCATTTAACTGATGCAGCAAGTTTTTTAGCAGGATACATTTCTAGCGATTTTGGAGAAGTTGAATCAAAAAGCTACACACAGAGAATAGGAATGAACTATGTAAAAGCTAAAGTTGTAGCCAATTCTGAAAATATTTATACCCCAGTATTAGACGGATATACAGTTTCGCTCGCTAATGAAGAAGATGTAAAAATGGCTTTAGGCTTAAAAGGAATTAAAAATCCTTTGCCTTGTGGTGTAATCGAAATGTATGAGGACGAAGATAAAATAACAGTTCCTGTTCATTTCAATTCACATTTTTTAATTGGCCCCGAAGGAGCACATCTAAATATTTCAGGAATTTCAGGATTAGCTTCAAAAACTTCGTATGCTATGTTCTTATTAAAAGCTATACAAGAACAATACATTAAAAATGACCCGAATGAAAGCGTTGCTTTCGTTTTGCTTAATGTAAAAGGCAGGGATTTATTAGCTATTGATGAAAGTAATGATGAACTAACAAAAGAGGACAAAAAAATTTATAAAGATTTAGAAATTGAAACCACCCCTTTTAAAAATGTAAAATATTTCTATCCATTTTCTAAAGATACTAAATCCACCACATACGCTGATGTAAAGGATGTTGAAAGTCAGAAGAAACTCAAAAAGGCATTTCAATACAAATATCTATTTGAAGAAGATAAAGAGAGTTTAGATTTGCTTTTTTCAAACATTGATGACCCAACACAATCAATGGAATCAATTGTAAATTACATAACCTCAGGTGAGGGGCATTTCAATGGAATTACGAATTGGGAAGATCTAAAAGAAGAAATAAAAAAGCACCAAGAAAAAGGAGATACAGGAAAAGACAAAACTATTTCGGTCTTGAGTTGGAGAAAATTTTATCGCCTTTTTAGAAAAGCTTTAGAGCGAAATTTATTCTTCTCAAACTCGCTTAAAAACGATGGAACAGAAGTTCGTTTACATGAATCTATAAAGCAAATTAAGAAAAACGATATTCACGTTATTGACATTGCCAAACTTGATGAAGAAGCACAAGGCTTTGTGTTTGGTGATGTTATGAGAGCAATATACGATTTAAAACTTGGACAAATTACAGACAGAGAAGAAGCTGAAATTCCTTCTAAAATTGTAATATTTATTGACGAGCTGAACAAATACGGAAGTAAGGATGTGCCAAAAAATTCACCGATTTTAAGACAATTGTTGGACATAACAGAAAGAGGACGCTCTTTGGGAATTATTTTGTTTGCAGCAGAGCAATTCAAAAGTGATATACACGACCGTGTTAAAGGGAATTGTGCAACTCACGCATATGGAAGAACGAATGCAATAGAAATTTCAAAACCGGATTATAAATTCGTACCCCCAGTTTACAAATCAATGTTAACAAGATTGAAGCAAGGTGAATATATTTTACAAAATCCTATATTCAGGTCATTATTGAATATTAAGTTTCCAAGACCACTTTACAAACAGTATAAAAATGGATAA
- a CDS encoding ATP-binding protein: protein MDKFNKTIIGKDVIESLTIGMYDDSRFIYREYIQNAADQIDKARQQGLVNEGEIHISIDADKKIISVEDDATGIEENKVVEILKNIAQSTKQRGVDKGFRGIGRLGGLGYCNKLVFETSFKGEAVKSIMTWDATKLKSIINNRSQKEEASAVIDEVTTLIKVKEKAELHYFKVSLIGVTNKDLLDVKEIRNYLSMVAPVPFSNSFVYARKIYDELEKEEITIDEYKTFINTDQLFKGYNSYIYEGTDQSNRKKIGEVIDVLFFKEYDSENIKLFLGWYGITEKNQSLNQINYSRGFRLRKSNIQIGNEDTLTKLQRDRRFQFYFFGEVYGLHKDLIPNARRDNFSETNTYYEFENKLKTFFHTTIHKLCYTASEVNSAVKTINSYNETITQYKQKEKEGFVDIKEKKAFLETLEKKKGEAIKASSKLETIKNKNGVTHTPINKILERASSNTSFDIATDFVPNVETKPVFRVDKLSKLKKEQKKFLSNIFGVIKNVLPKETAELLIQKLEEEYK, encoded by the coding sequence ATGGATAAATTCAATAAAACAATTATTGGTAAAGATGTTATTGAATCACTTACAATTGGAATGTATGATGATTCAAGGTTTATTTATCGAGAGTATATTCAAAATGCTGCCGATCAAATAGATAAGGCAAGACAACAAGGATTAGTTAATGAAGGAGAAATTCACATTTCAATTGATGCAGACAAAAAAATAATTTCCGTAGAAGATGATGCAACAGGTATTGAAGAAAACAAGGTTGTAGAAATCTTAAAAAATATTGCTCAATCAACTAAACAAAGAGGTGTAGATAAAGGCTTCAGAGGCATTGGAAGATTAGGCGGTTTAGGCTACTGTAATAAGCTGGTTTTTGAAACTTCATTTAAAGGAGAAGCGGTTAAATCAATAATGACTTGGGATGCAACAAAATTGAAAAGCATAATCAACAACAGAAGTCAAAAAGAAGAAGCCTCAGCAGTAATTGATGAAGTAACAACACTTATTAAAGTAAAAGAAAAAGCTGAATTACACTATTTTAAAGTCTCTCTTATTGGCGTAACTAATAAAGATTTGTTGGATGTAAAGGAAATCAGAAATTATCTGTCAATGGTTGCACCAGTACCGTTCAGTAATTCTTTTGTGTATGCTCGTAAGATTTATGATGAACTCGAAAAGGAAGAAATAACTATTGACGAATACAAGACATTCATAAATACTGACCAGCTTTTCAAAGGCTACAACTCATACATTTATGAAGGAACTGACCAAAGCAACCGCAAAAAAATTGGAGAAGTTATAGATGTTTTATTTTTCAAAGAATACGACAGCGAAAATATCAAATTGTTTTTGGGTTGGTATGGAATAACTGAGAAGAATCAATCACTTAATCAAATAAATTATTCAAGAGGTTTTAGATTACGCAAATCCAATATTCAAATTGGTAATGAAGACACTTTAACCAAATTGCAAAGAGACAGGAGATTTCAATTTTACTTTTTTGGTGAAGTATATGGTTTGCACAAAGATTTAATTCCTAATGCAAGGCGAGATAACTTTTCTGAGACAAACACTTATTATGAATTTGAAAACAAGTTAAAAACTTTCTTTCACACAACAATTCATAAACTTTGCTACACAGCATCAGAAGTAAATAGTGCTGTAAAAACCATTAATAGCTACAACGAAACGATAACTCAATATAAGCAAAAGGAGAAAGAAGGTTTTGTTGACATTAAAGAGAAAAAAGCATTCTTGGAAACTCTTGAAAAGAAGAAAGGAGAAGCAATTAAAGCAAGTTCAAAACTTGAAACCATTAAAAATAAAAACGGAGTCACACATACACCAATCAATAAAATATTAGAACGAGCATCTTCAAATACTTCATTTGATATTGCGACTGATTTTGTTCCCAATGTTGAAACGAAGCCAGTCTTTAGAGTTGATAAACTTTCTAAGTTGAAAAAGGAACAAAAGAAATTTTTAAGTAATATCTTTGGAGTAATAAAAAATGTTTTGCCCAAAGAAACCGCAGAATTATTAATTCAAAAATTAGAAGAAGAATATAAATGA